In one Lolium rigidum isolate FL_2022 chromosome 3, APGP_CSIRO_Lrig_0.1, whole genome shotgun sequence genomic region, the following are encoded:
- the LOC124701823 gene encoding uncharacterized protein LOC124701823 — translation MADGEELDVDAGKIGCMAAKFASLGGTLSDAQMVKKLLDTVPESLFAAVAGIEQFCDVETICFDEVLGRLKAFQERTERRKAAVGGERRGDQLLLTDAQWEARRRQRGGGHDHDDDDGGSSVASGAKGRHGRCYNCGVRGHFSRDCRQPRKEKALLADVDDEPALL, via the coding sequence ATGGCGGACGGCGAGGAGCTGGACGTCGACGCCGGCAAGATCGGCTGCATGGCCGCCAAGTTTGCAAGTCTCGGCGGGACGCTGAGCGACGCCCAGATGGTGAAGAAGCTGCTCGACACCGTCCCGGAATCGCTGTTCGCGGCGGTGGCCGGCATCGAGCAGTTCTGCGACGTCGAGACCATCTGCTTCGACGAGGTGCTCGGGCGTCTCAAGGCGTTCCAGGAGCGGACAGAGCGGCGCAAGGCGGCTGTTGGCGGAGAGCGTCGTGGCGACCAGCTGCTGCTCACGGACGCTCAATGGGAGGCACGGCGCCGTCAGCGCGGCGGTggccacgaccacgacgacgacgacggtgggAGCAGCGTGGCCTCGGGAGCGAAGGGGCGGCACGGCAGGTGCTACAACTGTGGCGTTCGCGGCCACTTCTCCCGTGACTGCAGGCAGCCGAGGAAGGAGAAAGCGCTCCTCGCagacgtcgacgacgagccggcccttCTGTAG
- the LOC124695415 gene encoding uncharacterized protein LOC124695415 codes for MAVEDGASLAIEQTAHVGEDRNARAYVREKIAEWVAWTLRRYVGLAPTEGRRRGGARKVAPLPADHVLGAGGLYVLLPATRGKVSADEARSVLTASRSLARSKSMPGGLMRKMSSRKSRDADGSAKHKATTGVAVAEMERREEPAAAVEDGFEDHRPVFLSRELSCRGWKPSLNTIEERVMPKKVSHWLF; via the exons ATGGCGGTTGAAGATGGCGCGAGTCTTGCGATTGAGCAGACGGCTCACGTTGGCGAAGATAGGAACGCCAGGGCGTACGTGCGCGAGAAGATCGCTGAGTGGGTTGCGTGGACGCTGCGTCGCTAT gTAGGGCTAGCCCCAACAGAAGGGCGGCGCCGGGGCGGGGCCAGAAAGGTCGCGCCGCTGCCGGCCGACCACGTGCTGGGCGCCGGCGGGTTGTACGTCCTGCTGCCGGCCACCCGCGGCAAGGTGTCGGCCGACGAGGCGCGGAGCGTGCTCACCGCGTCCCGGTCGCTGGCGCGGTCCAAGTCAATGCCCGGCGGGCTGATGAGGAAGATGTCGTCTCGGAAGAGCCGTGACGCCGATGGGTCAGCCAAACACAAGGCGACGACGGGCGTGGCCGTGGCGGAAATGGAGAggagggaggagccggcggcggcggtggaggacggGTTCGAGGATCACCGGCCGGTGTTCCTGAGCCGGGAGCTGTCGTGCAGGGGGTGGAAGCCCAGCCTGAACACCATCGAAGAGCGAGTCATGCCCAAGAAGGTGTCCCATTGGCTCTTCTGA